The following coding sequences lie in one Deinococcus carri genomic window:
- the cobU gene encoding bifunctional adenosylcobinamide kinase/adenosylcobinamide-phosphate guanylyltransferase, giving the protein MIAPAHLVFVTGGARSGKSAFAERRAAASGEGVTYLATAQAFDAEMEDRIRRHRADRPAGWQTLEEPLEVPAAVHRVQTPVLLLDCLSLWVSNLMLTDLPDEAILARADTLLTAARTRPGLTVLVTNEVGLGIVPDNALARRYRDLLGWVNQRAAAASDEAWLLASGLPLQLKPTPFLTPHP; this is encoded by the coding sequence GTGATTGCCCCTGCCCATCTGGTCTTTGTCACGGGCGGCGCACGCAGCGGCAAGAGCGCCTTTGCCGAACGCCGCGCCGCCGCTTCCGGGGAGGGCGTGACCTACCTCGCCACCGCACAGGCCTTCGACGCCGAGATGGAAGACCGCATCCGCCGCCACCGCGCCGACCGCCCGGCGGGCTGGCAGACGCTGGAAGAACCGCTGGAGGTGCCTGCCGCCGTTCACCGCGTGCAGACGCCCGTGCTGCTGCTCGACTGCCTCAGCCTCTGGGTCAGCAACCTGATGCTGACCGACCTCCCCGACGAAGCCATCCTGGCCCGTGCCGATACCCTGCTGACCGCCGCCCGCACCCGCCCCGGCCTGACCGTCCTCGTGACGAACGAGGTGGGCCTCGGTATCGTCCCCGACAACGCCCTGGCCCGCCGCTACCGCGACCTGCTGGGTTGGGTGAACCAGCGCGCCGCCGCCGCCAGCGACGAGGCGTGGCTGCTGGCGAGCGGCCTGCCCCTGCAACTCAAGCCCACGCCTTTCCTGACCCCTCACCCCTAA
- a CDS encoding cobyric acid synthase translates to MVQGCTSNAGKSYLCAALCRALSDEGLRVAPFKAQNMSNNAGVTPAGLEMGRAQLVQAQAARVVPDVRMNPVLLKPEADTRSQVVLLGRANPELTALGWRERKAHLWPHVQTALHSLLAEYDVVVIEGAGSPAEVNLRSSDIVNMRVAREAQASVLLACDIDRGGAFAHLLGTWHCLTPEERALLRGFILNRFRGDPRLLAPAPEWLEQQTGVPTVGVVPMLDIPLPEEDGVSLPEGPSGARSERRAGPPRSAHDGGFVAIARLPRVSNLDEFAPLGPLARWVASPAELEGARAVILPGSKSTAADLAWLRATGLAGAVTRAAQAGVPVLGVCGGLQMLGQTLTDRHGIEGGGEVPGLGLLDLQTEFAVDKTTRLTTFTDVETGLHLRGYEIHHGQTAAGSGVQELAPGLLWRSGNVRGTYLHGLLENPAYLERFLGWAGLSAPEGLDSLDARLDAIAARVKASLDWNLVRGWL, encoded by the coding sequence ATGGTTCAGGGCTGCACCAGCAACGCGGGCAAGAGCTACCTGTGCGCCGCGCTGTGCCGTGCCCTCTCGGACGAGGGGCTGCGGGTCGCGCCCTTCAAGGCCCAGAACATGAGCAACAACGCCGGGGTCACGCCCGCTGGGCTGGAAATGGGCCGCGCCCAGCTCGTGCAGGCGCAGGCCGCGCGGGTGGTGCCCGACGTGCGGATGAACCCCGTCCTGCTCAAGCCCGAGGCCGACACCCGCTCCCAGGTCGTGCTGCTGGGCCGCGCCAACCCGGAACTGACCGCCCTGGGCTGGCGCGAACGCAAGGCGCATCTGTGGCCGCATGTGCAGACCGCCCTGCATAGCCTCCTAGCCGAGTACGACGTGGTGGTCATCGAGGGCGCGGGCAGCCCCGCCGAGGTCAATCTGCGCTCCTCCGACATCGTGAACATGCGGGTGGCGCGGGAAGCCCAGGCGTCCGTCCTCCTCGCCTGCGACATCGACCGGGGCGGGGCCTTCGCGCACCTGCTGGGGACGTGGCACTGCCTGACGCCGGAGGAACGCGCCCTGCTGCGGGGCTTCATCCTCAACCGCTTCCGGGGCGACCCGCGCCTGCTGGCCCCCGCGCCCGAGTGGCTGGAACAGCAGACCGGTGTGCCGACGGTGGGGGTGGTGCCGATGCTGGATATTCCTTTGCCGGAGGAAGACGGGGTATCGCTGCCCGAAGGGCCGAGCGGAGCGAGAAGCGAAAGGCGGGCCGGGCCGCCCCGGTCCGCTCATGACGGCGGCTTCGTCGCCATTGCCCGGCTGCCGCGCGTGTCCAACCTCGACGAGTTCGCGCCGCTGGGGCCGCTCGCGCGCTGGGTGGCCTCGCCCGCCGAGCTGGAAGGGGCGCGGGCCGTCATCCTGCCGGGCAGCAAGAGTACCGCCGCCGACCTCGCGTGGTTGCGAGCGACCGGGCTGGCGGGGGCGGTCACGCGGGCGGCGCAGGCGGGCGTGCCGGTGCTGGGCGTCTGCGGCGGCTTGCAGATGCTGGGGCAGACGCTGACCGACCGGCACGGCATCGAGGGTGGGGGAGAGGTGCCGGGCCTGGGCCTGCTGGACCTCCAAACCGAGTTTGCCGTGGACAAGACCACCCGCCTGACCACCTTCACCGACGTGGAAACGGGCCTGCATCTTCGCGGGTACGAGATTCACCACGGGCAGACGGCGGCGGGAAGTGGTGTGCAGGAACTCGCGCCAGGGCTGCTGTGGCGTTCGGGCAACGTGCGCGGCACCTACCTCCACGGGCTGCTGGAAAACCCAGCGTATCTGGAACGGTTTCTGGGGTGGGCGGGTCTGTCGGCCCCTGAAGGGCTGGACAGCCTCGACGCCCGCCTGGACGCCATCGCCGCGCGGGTCAAGGCGAGCCTGGACTGGAATCTTGTGCGGGGGTGGCTGTGA
- a CDS encoding histidinol-phosphate transaminase translates to MADLPPLLPRAPHGGPTARLFTGLDFSVNANPYGPNPMLVRVLREADHAHYPDPTYREVRERLAAWHGVDVDEVALSVGASDLLHRLVRAFLPPGGTLLSLHAPFGELARAAALARARVEVIKDLPEQLPPGTALVYVGHPHNPTGRRSTPEELGRLADTCATTNALLIVDEAYAPFLPAHRLPRTASLLRLLSPGKAHGLVGARPAYALAAPEVVVRLDNLAPAWHLPAGTAAVLAALPEVGDFLAETLPRVRRDAQELAAALQRFVAVEHHSTPYLTLEVGDAARVTAALLEHGVRVRDCTSYGFPDRIRISTRLPGENARLVAAVRAVLEGGHCG, encoded by the coding sequence GTGGCTGACCTGCCCCCCCTGCTGCCCCGCGCGCCGCACGGTGGGCCGACCGCCCGGCTCTTCACGGGGCTGGATTTCAGCGTGAACGCTAACCCCTACGGCCCGAATCCCATGCTGGTGCGGGTACTGCGGGAGGCCGACCACGCCCACTACCCCGACCCGACCTACCGCGAGGTGCGGGAACGGCTGGCGGCCTGGCACGGCGTAGACGTGGACGAGGTGGCTCTGTCGGTGGGCGCGTCCGACCTGCTGCACCGGCTGGTGCGGGCCTTCCTTCCCCCCGGCGGCACGCTGCTGAGCCTGCACGCCCCGTTCGGGGAACTCGCCCGCGCGGCCGCTTTAGCGCGGGCACGGGTGGAGGTCATCAAGGACCTTCCGGAGCAGCTTCCCCCTGGCACGGCCCTGGTGTACGTCGGCCACCCCCACAACCCCACCGGGCGGCGGTCCACGCCGGAAGAACTCGGGCGACTGGCGGACACCTGCGCCACCACCAACGCTCTCCTCATCGTGGACGAGGCGTATGCACCCTTCCTCCCCGCGCACCGCCTCCCGCGCACCGCGTCCCTCCTCCGCCTGCTCTCGCCGGGCAAGGCACACGGCTTGGTCGGTGCCCGGCCCGCCTATGCCCTGGCCGCACCGGAGGTCGTGGTGCGGCTGGACAACCTCGCGCCCGCGTGGCATCTCCCCGCGGGTACGGCAGCGGTGCTGGCGGCGTTGCCCGAGGTGGGGGACTTCTTGGCGGAGACGCTGCCGCGGGTACGCCGGGACGCACAGGAGCTGGCCGCTGCCCTCCAGCGGTTCGTGGCAGTGGAACACCACAGCACGCCATACCTGACCCTGGAAGTCGGGGACGCGGCGCGCGTGACCGCCGCCCTGCTCGAACATGGGGTAAGGGTGCGCGACTGCACCAGCTACGGTTTTCCCGACCGCATCCGCATTTCGACCCGTCTGCCGGGGGAGAATGCGCGGCTGGTGGCGGCCGTGCGGGCCGTGCTGGAGGGAGGACACTGTGGGTAA
- the cbiB gene encoding adenosylcobinamide-phosphate synthase CbiB — protein MFVRGEAVRGTRCAVLLALVLDGLGEPPVRWHPVVWMGNFLKAARGRWEGTTPAEQFREGAAGWAVGAGLVGGVGMLAARLPGGWVTRGVLLKPLLARRALFGAVGEVHAALAAGDLPGARRLLAWHLVSRDTSELSAAEVAGACIESLAENLSDSVVAPLLCFRVGGLPLAALYRYANTADAMWGYRTPELEYAGKLAARADDLLNLAPARLTALCALLAALPARLDAPGAFRVWRQDARNTASPNAGHPMSAFAGALGVRLDKRGVYVLNVGGREPTAADLPRALRLARLTLALAVLTLLWPSRSRCG, from the coding sequence GTGTTCGTGAGGGGGGAGGCGGTGCGCGGGACGCGGTGCGCGGTGTTGCTGGCGCTGGTGCTGGATGGGTTGGGGGAACCTCCGGTGCGGTGGCATCCCGTCGTATGGATGGGAAACTTCCTGAAGGCGGCGCGGGGGCGCTGGGAGGGCACCACACCCGCGGAGCAGTTCCGGGAAGGTGCGGCGGGTTGGGCGGTCGGGGCAGGGCTGGTGGGCGGAGTGGGGATGCTGGCGGCGCGGCTGCCGGGCGGCTGGGTGACGCGGGGCGTTCTCCTCAAGCCGTTGCTGGCGCGGCGGGCGCTGTTCGGGGCGGTGGGGGAGGTCCATGCGGCCCTCGCGGCGGGCGACCTGCCGGGGGCGCGGCGGTTGCTGGCGTGGCACTTGGTCAGCCGGGACACGTCCGAACTGAGCGCGGCGGAGGTCGCGGGCGCGTGCATCGAGAGTCTGGCGGAGAACCTCAGCGACAGTGTGGTCGCGCCACTGCTGTGCTTCCGGGTGGGTGGCTTGCCACTGGCGGCCCTGTACCGCTACGCCAACACCGCCGACGCCATGTGGGGCTACCGCACGCCCGAACTGGAATACGCCGGGAAGCTGGCCGCCCGTGCCGACGACCTGCTTAATCTGGCCCCCGCCCGGCTGACGGCCCTCTGCGCGCTCCTGGCGGCCCTTCCCGCCAGGCTGGACGCTCCCGGTGCCTTCCGGGTCTGGCGGCAGGATGCTCGCAACACGGCCAGCCCCAACGCCGGACATCCCATGAGTGCCTTCGCCGGGGCGCTGGGCGTGCGGCTGGACAAGCGGGGCGTGTATGTGCTGAACGTGGGCGGACGCGAACCCACCGCAGCGGACCTTCCCCGCGCGCTGCGCCTCGCCCGCCTGACGCTGGCGCTGGCCGTCCTCACCCTGCTGTGGCCTTCCCGGAGTCGCTGTGGCTGA
- a CDS encoding cobyrinate a,c-diamide synthase encodes MKRLVLAAPHSGSGKTTVASLLCLALRQRGLKVAPFKLGPDYLDPTHLTRAAGHPARNLDSFLLPPTRLRELFARAAAGVDISILEGVMGLYDGRDPASDAHSTADLARLLEAPVVLVIDAGGSARTVAAVAHGLRSFGQGQGGPDVNVVGVILNRVAGERHASLCEVALSQIGLPVLGFVARDQTLHLPARHLGLLSAEQASWDEEDALRAAATLRLDALLAAADAPALPLPAPARHRPERRARIAYALDEAFHFYYPDALDALRDAGAELLPFSPLRDAGLPPDVGGVLLGGGYPEAHAADLSANGSLRAALRAFAATGRPVVGECGGLMYLGETLEDEGGRLFEMCGVIPYRTRMAPRLTLGYRDATALSHSPLAPTGAVLRGHEFHHSVLTHAPTHPAYAWTDAAGTRVEEGYARGNVLASYLHLHWGATAEMAERVVGMCS; translated from the coding sequence ATGAAACGCCTCGTCCTCGCCGCTCCGCATTCGGGTAGCGGCAAGACCACCGTGGCCTCGCTGCTGTGCCTGGCGCTGCGGCAGCGCGGGCTGAAGGTGGCCCCCTTCAAGCTGGGGCCGGACTATCTCGACCCCACGCACCTCACGCGGGCAGCCGGGCATCCCGCCCGCAACCTCGACTCGTTCCTGCTGCCCCCCACGCGGCTGCGCGAACTGTTCGCCCGTGCCGCGGCGGGGGTCGACATCAGCATCTTGGAAGGCGTGATGGGCCTCTATGACGGCCGCGACCCCGCCAGCGACGCCCACTCCACCGCCGACCTCGCCCGCCTGCTGGAAGCCCCGGTGGTGCTGGTCATCGACGCGGGCGGCAGCGCGCGGACGGTGGCGGCAGTGGCGCATGGTCTGCGCTCCTTCGGTCAGGGGCAGGGCGGGCCAGACGTGAATGTGGTCGGCGTGATTCTCAACCGCGTGGCGGGCGAGCGGCATGCTTCTCTCTGCGAGGTGGCCCTCTCGCAAATCGGGCTGCCGGTGCTGGGGTTCGTCGCGCGGGACCAGACCCTGCACCTCCCCGCCCGGCACCTGGGGCTGCTGAGTGCAGAGCAGGCGAGCTGGGATGAAGAGGACGCGCTGCGAGCCGCCGCGACCCTGCGGCTGGACGCGCTGCTGGCGGCAGCGGACGCGCCCGCGTTGCCCCTGCCCGCACCCGCCCGGCACCGCCCCGAACGCCGCGCCCGCATCGCCTACGCGCTGGACGAGGCGTTTCACTTCTACTACCCCGACGCGCTGGACGCCCTGCGGGACGCGGGCGCGGAACTCCTGCCCTTCAGCCCATTGCGGGACGCCGGATTGCCGCCGGACGTGGGCGGCGTTCTGCTGGGCGGCGGCTACCCGGAAGCGCACGCGGCCGACCTGTCGGCCAACGGCTCCCTGCGGGCGGCCCTCCGCGCTTTTGCCGCGACCGGCCGTCCCGTGGTCGGGGAATGCGGCGGCCTGATGTACCTGGGCGAGACGCTGGAGGACGAAGGAGGCCGCCTGTTCGAGATGTGCGGCGTCATCCCCTACCGCACGCGCATGGCCCCGCGCCTGACACTGGGCTACCGCGACGCGACCGCGCTCAGCCACTCGCCGCTCGCCCCGACCGGTGCGGTGCTGCGCGGCCACGAGTTTCACCACAGCGTGCTGACCCACGCCCCCACGCACCCCGCCTACGCCTGGACCGACGCGGCGGGCACGCGGGTGGAGGAGGGGTACGCGCGGGGCAACGTGCTGGCGAGCTACCTCCACCTGCACTGGGGCGCGACGGCGGAGATGGCGGAGCGGGTGGTGGGGATGTGTTCGTGA
- a CDS encoding VWA domain-containing protein produces MTPLYPLSAVAHQPELLLALSLLAVSPDIGGVLIRGDRGAAKSTAARGLAALLPPAPDGSPAPFVNLPLGATEDRVVGTLDLDAALRGEVRLKPGLIAGADGGVLYIDEVNLLADYLVDVLLDVAAMGVNRVQRDGLSAEYPARLALVGSMNPEEGTLRPQFLDRFGLCVDVQAPADPVQRADIVRRRMAFEADPPGFAAVWEAEEAALAARLAAARQCLPRVRVPDALLDSIAALSAGAGVRSLRADLVLYRAARALAALEGRGEVREADLHRVAPLVLAHRRDPRLPPPPPPPAPPPEADPPSPEETPPQPEQNGPPAPQDTPEEVFAPTANAVPLTLPPAPAPGARRGEGGPGRVVRSVPDPQTATLAVPATLRAALTRTAVAGGGTVTLTREDFRAPVREEVTGRRVLFVADASGSMGTRERMGAVKGAMLEVLAEQGRRDRVALLTFRGAGATLALDFTTDAAAAEAAITAAPTGGRTPLAHALHLAAEVLAGERHAQLVLFTDGRANVPLTPGGDAWADALAAARALQGVLALVVDTETGHVRLNRAARLAEVLGADLTTLEGNR; encoded by the coding sequence ATGACCCCCCTCTACCCCCTCTCCGCCGTGGCCCACCAACCGGAGCTGCTGCTGGCCCTCTCCCTGCTGGCCGTCTCGCCCGACATCGGCGGCGTGCTGATTCGCGGCGACCGGGGCGCGGCCAAGAGTACGGCGGCGCGCGGGCTGGCGGCCCTGCTCCCGCCCGCGCCGGACGGCAGCCCCGCCCCCTTCGTGAACCTGCCGCTGGGCGCGACCGAGGACCGCGTGGTGGGCACCCTCGACCTCGACGCGGCGCTGCGGGGCGAGGTGCGGCTGAAGCCCGGCCTGATTGCGGGCGCGGATGGCGGCGTGCTGTACATCGACGAGGTGAACCTGCTGGCCGACTACCTGGTGGACGTGCTGCTCGACGTGGCCGCGATGGGCGTCAACCGCGTGCAGCGCGACGGCCTGAGCGCCGAATACCCCGCCCGCCTCGCGCTGGTGGGCAGCATGAACCCCGAGGAAGGCACGCTGCGCCCGCAATTCCTCGACCGCTTCGGCCTGTGCGTGGACGTGCAGGCCCCGGCCGACCCGGTGCAGCGGGCCGACATCGTGCGCCGCCGCATGGCCTTCGAGGCCGACCCGCCGGGGTTTGCCGCCGTCTGGGAAGCCGAGGAAGCCGCGCTGGCCGCCCGCCTCGCCGCCGCCCGGCAGTGCCTGCCGCGTGTGCGCGTGCCGGATGCCCTGCTGGACAGCATCGCCGCCCTGAGTGCCGGGGCGGGTGTGCGGAGCTTGCGCGCCGACCTGGTGCTGTACCGCGCCGCCCGCGCCCTGGCCGCGCTGGAAGGCCGGGGGGAAGTGCGCGAGGCCGACCTGCACCGCGTCGCCCCCCTCGTTCTGGCGCATCGCCGCGACCCACGCCTGCCGCCCCCGCCGCCACCCCCCGCACCCCCGCCCGAAGCGGACCCGCCTTCGCCGGAGGAAACGCCGCCCCAACCTGAGCAGAACGGCCCTCCCGCCCCGCAGGACACGCCGGAGGAGGTCTTCGCGCCCACCGCAAATGCCGTGCCCCTGACCCTGCCCCCCGCGCCCGCCCCCGGTGCGCGCCGGGGCGAGGGCGGGCCGGGCCGCGTGGTGCGGAGCGTGCCCGACCCGCAAACCGCCACGCTGGCCGTGCCCGCCACCCTGCGCGCCGCCCTGACGCGCACGGCGGTGGCTGGAGGGGGCACCGTCACCCTCACCCGTGAGGACTTTCGCGCCCCCGTCCGCGAGGAGGTCACGGGCCGCCGCGTGCTGTTCGTCGCGGACGCGAGCGGCAGCATGGGCACCCGCGAACGGATGGGAGCCGTCAAGGGCGCGATGTTGGAGGTGCTGGCCGAACAGGGGCGGCGCGACCGGGTGGCCCTGCTGACCTTCCGGGGGGCGGGAGCCACGCTGGCCCTGGACTTCACGACCGACGCTGCCGCCGCCGAAGCCGCCATCACCGCCGCACCAACCGGTGGCCGCACGCCGCTGGCCCACGCGCTGCACCTGGCCGCCGAGGTCTTGGCCGGGGAGCGGCACGCCCAGCTCGTGCTGTTCACCGACGGCCGCGCGAACGTGCCGTTGACGCCCGGCGGGGACGCCTGGGCCGACGCCCTCGCCGCCGCCCGCGCCCTGCAGGGCGTGCTCGCCCTCGTCGTGGACACCGAGACGGGGCATGTCCGGTTGAACCGCGCGGCGCGGCTCGCGGAGGTGCTGGGGGCCGACCTGACTACCCTGGAGGGGAACCGATGA
- a CDS encoding class I SAM-dependent methyltransferase, whose product MTLPTPFPRWRAQVLAARSERWRPERDRAFWARHAAEYDHNMPPLPQTVAWLRARLTGLESLLDVGAGTGRLLLPLADVAARVTALDPSPHMLEQLRGKHPPGHVQVREQCLAQAAADPGLPPHDAVLVAWALAYEPELETALRRLLTLTRRDLYLLEDDGEGSPHVRLRREARDQTPPRRATLLAEALAALGLPCERCTIPEELTLTFPSTAALLEYCRLLPPEAETLRCLAPFLTPCGEGWRYRWTFAVHVLHVPLGGRA is encoded by the coding sequence ATGACCCTGCCCACCCCCTTTCCCCGCTGGCGGGCGCAGGTGCTGGCGGCCCGCTCGGAGCGCTGGCGGCCGGAGCGCGACCGGGCATTCTGGGCGCGGCACGCCGCCGAGTACGACCACAATATGCCGCCGCTGCCGCAGACGGTGGCCTGGCTGCGCGCCCGGCTGACTGGCCTGGAGAGCCTGCTGGATGTCGGCGCGGGCACCGGCCGCCTGCTGCTGCCGCTGGCGGACGTGGCGGCGCGAGTCACGGCGCTCGACCCCTCGCCGCACATGCTGGAGCAGTTGCGAGGCAAGCACCCGCCGGGGCATGTGCAGGTGCGTGAGCAGTGTCTCGCCCAGGCTGCCGCCGACCCTGGCCTGCCCCCGCACGACGCGGTGCTGGTGGCCTGGGCGCTGGCCTACGAGCCGGAACTGGAAACGGCCCTGCGCCGCCTGCTCACCCTGACCCGCCGTGACCTCTATCTGCTGGAGGACGACGGCGAGGGCAGTCCACATGTCCGCTTGCGCCGCGAAGCGAGGGACCAGACCCCGCCGCGCCGCGCCACCCTGCTCGCGGAGGCGCTGGCCGCGCTGGGCCTGCCGTGTGAACGCTGCACCATTCCGGAGGAACTCACCCTGACTTTCCCATCCACCGCCGCGCTGCTGGAATACTGCCGCCTGCTGCCGCCGGAAGCCGAAACGCTGCGCTGTTTGGCCCCTTTTCTGACCCCCTGTGGCGAGGGCTGGCGCTACCGCTGGACCTTCGCGGTGCATGTGCTGCACGTGCCGCTGGGGGGCCGCGCATGA